A single Eleginops maclovinus isolate JMC-PN-2008 ecotype Puerto Natales chromosome 5, JC_Emac_rtc_rv5, whole genome shotgun sequence DNA region contains:
- the arfip1 gene encoding arfaptin-1 isoform X2 — protein sequence MSEVSLEAESGRTSPGDPQLDCEGADKTEESVSEDGKQDSVDDSSERHDLEDEMDEIDIDSAEENADNGHNAIQKQDEGIQRKGVVTCSESDAAHMSDSVENEGPETKHRVETAETPEESGDSHTETKDSTMTEEFHRSTAAEIPVTSNGDQSPDMVFQRDSYPSVPGALNLSESCVTSGNFATTTEGIIESGPYKGTMNEQPKSGAVVLSDDLKSPAMEKLDLVRKWSINTYKCTKQILSEKLGRGSRTVDLELEAQIEILRDNKKKYQNVIKLAQTLANQLSQIMQTQRQLGNAFADLSLKSPELHEEFGYNAETQKLLSKNGETLLAAINFFIGSVNTLVDQTIEDTLINIKQYEFARVEYDAYRTELEELNLGPRDATTMPRIELSQQQFQIYREKFERMRNDVSVKLKFLEENKVKVLHNQLILFHNAIAAYYAGNQQQLEQTLKQFHIKLKMPGGDSPSWLEEH from the exons ATGTCTGAAGTTAGTCTTGAGGCTGAATCGGGGAGGACCTCACCTGGGGACCCTCAGCTGGATTGTGAGGGGGCAGACAAAACAGAAGAGAGTGTTAGTGAGGATGGGAAACAGGACAGTGTAGACGACAGTAGTGAAAGACATGACCTAGAGGATGAGATGGACGAGATTGATATTGACAGCGCTGAAGAAAATGCAGATAACGGTCACAATGCCATTCAGAAGCAGGATGAGGGCATTCAGAGAAAGGGTGTGGTGACATGCAGTGAAAGTGATGCAGCACACATGTCTGACAGTGTAGAAAATGAGGGACCTGAGACAAAACATCGAGTTGAAACTGCTGAAACACCAGAGGAAAGTGGAGATTctcacactgaaacaaag GACAGCACAATGACTGAGGAGTTCCATAGAAGCACAGCGGCTGAGATCCCGGTCACCAGCAACGGGGATCAGAGCCCTGACATGGTGTTCCAGAGG GACTCTTATCCCAGTGTCCCCGGGGCACTAAACCTCTCCGAGTCCTGTGTCACTTCCGGCAACTTCGCCACAACAACAGAGGGCATCATCGAATCAGGACCATACAAAG GCACGATGAATGAACAGCCAAAGAGTGGAGCGGTGGTCCTATCAGATGACCTGAAGAGCCCAGCCATGGAAAAACTGGACCTAGTGAGAAAATGGAGCATCAACACTTATAAA TGTACCAAACAGATCCTGTCCGAGAAACTTGGACGGGGCTCGAGGACAGTGGACCTGGAGCTGGAGGCTCAAATTGAAATCCTGCGTGACAACAAGAAGAAGTACCAGAATGTGATCAAACTGGCTCAGACGCTGGCCAATCAGCTGTCCCAGATAATGCAGACACAGAGGCAGCTGGGCAACGCCTTCGCCGACCTCAGCCTCAAGTCACCAGAACTGCAT GAGGAGTTTGGTTACAACGCTGAGACCCAAAAGCTTTTGTCCAAAAATGGGGAGACACTGCTAGCAGCAATTAACTTTTTCATTGGCAGTGTAAATACACTCGTGGACCAAACAATTGAAGACACCTTGATTAATATCAAACAGTATGAATTTGCAAG GGTTGAGTATGACGCGTATCGTACAGAATTGGAGGAGTTGAATCTGGGACCTCGTGATGCCACCACCATGCCCAGGATCGAGCTCTCCCAGCAGCAGTTCCAGATCTACCGTGAGAAATTCGAGAGGATGCGAAACGACGTCTCTGTCAAGCTGAAGTTCCTGGAAGAGAACAAG GTGAAGGTATTGCACAACCAGCTCATCCTGTTCCACAATGCCATTGCTGCATACTACGCCGGAAACCAACAGCAGCTGGAACAGACACTCAAGCAGTTCCACATCAAGTTGAAAATGCCAGGTGGGGACAGTCCATCTTGGCTGGAAGAGCACTAA
- the arfip1 gene encoding arfaptin-1 isoform X1, protein MSEVSLEAESGRTSPGDPQLDCEGADKTEESVSEDGKQDSVDDSSERHDLEDEMDEIDIDSAEENADNGHNAIQKQDEGIQRKGVVTCSESDAAHMSDSVENEGPETKHRVETAETPEESGDSHTETKDSTMTEEFHRSTAAEIPVTSNGDQSPDMVFQRDSYPSVPGALNLSESCVTSGNFATTTEGIIESGPYKGSASLPTSPVAPVAPSSTVASRLARSSSDSQAEKGTMNEQPKSGAVVLSDDLKSPAMEKLDLVRKWSINTYKCTKQILSEKLGRGSRTVDLELEAQIEILRDNKKKYQNVIKLAQTLANQLSQIMQTQRQLGNAFADLSLKSPELHEEFGYNAETQKLLSKNGETLLAAINFFIGSVNTLVDQTIEDTLINIKQYEFARVEYDAYRTELEELNLGPRDATTMPRIELSQQQFQIYREKFERMRNDVSVKLKFLEENKVKVLHNQLILFHNAIAAYYAGNQQQLEQTLKQFHIKLKMPGGDSPSWLEEH, encoded by the exons ATGTCTGAAGTTAGTCTTGAGGCTGAATCGGGGAGGACCTCACCTGGGGACCCTCAGCTGGATTGTGAGGGGGCAGACAAAACAGAAGAGAGTGTTAGTGAGGATGGGAAACAGGACAGTGTAGACGACAGTAGTGAAAGACATGACCTAGAGGATGAGATGGACGAGATTGATATTGACAGCGCTGAAGAAAATGCAGATAACGGTCACAATGCCATTCAGAAGCAGGATGAGGGCATTCAGAGAAAGGGTGTGGTGACATGCAGTGAAAGTGATGCAGCACACATGTCTGACAGTGTAGAAAATGAGGGACCTGAGACAAAACATCGAGTTGAAACTGCTGAAACACCAGAGGAAAGTGGAGATTctcacactgaaacaaag GACAGCACAATGACTGAGGAGTTCCATAGAAGCACAGCGGCTGAGATCCCGGTCACCAGCAACGGGGATCAGAGCCCTGACATGGTGTTCCAGAGG GACTCTTATCCCAGTGTCCCCGGGGCACTAAACCTCTCCGAGTCCTGTGTCACTTCCGGCAACTTCGCCACAACAACAGAGGGCATCATCGAATCAGGACCATACAAAG GGTCAGCAAGCCTGCCCACGTCTCCCGTGGCACCTGTAGCTCCCAGCTCTACTGTTGCTAGCCGCCTGGCGCGCTCTTCCAGCGATAGTCAGGCTGAGAAAG GCACGATGAATGAACAGCCAAAGAGTGGAGCGGTGGTCCTATCAGATGACCTGAAGAGCCCAGCCATGGAAAAACTGGACCTAGTGAGAAAATGGAGCATCAACACTTATAAA TGTACCAAACAGATCCTGTCCGAGAAACTTGGACGGGGCTCGAGGACAGTGGACCTGGAGCTGGAGGCTCAAATTGAAATCCTGCGTGACAACAAGAAGAAGTACCAGAATGTGATCAAACTGGCTCAGACGCTGGCCAATCAGCTGTCCCAGATAATGCAGACACAGAGGCAGCTGGGCAACGCCTTCGCCGACCTCAGCCTCAAGTCACCAGAACTGCAT GAGGAGTTTGGTTACAACGCTGAGACCCAAAAGCTTTTGTCCAAAAATGGGGAGACACTGCTAGCAGCAATTAACTTTTTCATTGGCAGTGTAAATACACTCGTGGACCAAACAATTGAAGACACCTTGATTAATATCAAACAGTATGAATTTGCAAG GGTTGAGTATGACGCGTATCGTACAGAATTGGAGGAGTTGAATCTGGGACCTCGTGATGCCACCACCATGCCCAGGATCGAGCTCTCCCAGCAGCAGTTCCAGATCTACCGTGAGAAATTCGAGAGGATGCGAAACGACGTCTCTGTCAAGCTGAAGTTCCTGGAAGAGAACAAG GTGAAGGTATTGCACAACCAGCTCATCCTGTTCCACAATGCCATTGCTGCATACTACGCCGGAAACCAACAGCAGCTGGAACAGACACTCAAGCAGTTCCACATCAAGTTGAAAATGCCAGGTGGGGACAGTCCATCTTGGCTGGAAGAGCACTAA
- the arfip1 gene encoding arfaptin-1 isoform X3 has protein sequence MTEEFHRSTAAEIPVTSNGDQSPDMVFQRDSYPSVPGALNLSESCVTSGNFATTTEGIIESGPYKGSASLPTSPVAPVAPSSTVASRLARSSSDSQAEKGTMNEQPKSGAVVLSDDLKSPAMEKLDLVRKWSINTYKCTKQILSEKLGRGSRTVDLELEAQIEILRDNKKKYQNVIKLAQTLANQLSQIMQTQRQLGNAFADLSLKSPELHEEFGYNAETQKLLSKNGETLLAAINFFIGSVNTLVDQTIEDTLINIKQYEFARVEYDAYRTELEELNLGPRDATTMPRIELSQQQFQIYREKFERMRNDVSVKLKFLEENKVKVLHNQLILFHNAIAAYYAGNQQQLEQTLKQFHIKLKMPGGDSPSWLEEH, from the exons ATGACTGAGGAGTTCCATAGAAGCACAGCGGCTGAGATCCCGGTCACCAGCAACGGGGATCAGAGCCCTGACATGGTGTTCCAGAGG GACTCTTATCCCAGTGTCCCCGGGGCACTAAACCTCTCCGAGTCCTGTGTCACTTCCGGCAACTTCGCCACAACAACAGAGGGCATCATCGAATCAGGACCATACAAAG GGTCAGCAAGCCTGCCCACGTCTCCCGTGGCACCTGTAGCTCCCAGCTCTACTGTTGCTAGCCGCCTGGCGCGCTCTTCCAGCGATAGTCAGGCTGAGAAAG GCACGATGAATGAACAGCCAAAGAGTGGAGCGGTGGTCCTATCAGATGACCTGAAGAGCCCAGCCATGGAAAAACTGGACCTAGTGAGAAAATGGAGCATCAACACTTATAAA TGTACCAAACAGATCCTGTCCGAGAAACTTGGACGGGGCTCGAGGACAGTGGACCTGGAGCTGGAGGCTCAAATTGAAATCCTGCGTGACAACAAGAAGAAGTACCAGAATGTGATCAAACTGGCTCAGACGCTGGCCAATCAGCTGTCCCAGATAATGCAGACACAGAGGCAGCTGGGCAACGCCTTCGCCGACCTCAGCCTCAAGTCACCAGAACTGCAT GAGGAGTTTGGTTACAACGCTGAGACCCAAAAGCTTTTGTCCAAAAATGGGGAGACACTGCTAGCAGCAATTAACTTTTTCATTGGCAGTGTAAATACACTCGTGGACCAAACAATTGAAGACACCTTGATTAATATCAAACAGTATGAATTTGCAAG GGTTGAGTATGACGCGTATCGTACAGAATTGGAGGAGTTGAATCTGGGACCTCGTGATGCCACCACCATGCCCAGGATCGAGCTCTCCCAGCAGCAGTTCCAGATCTACCGTGAGAAATTCGAGAGGATGCGAAACGACGTCTCTGTCAAGCTGAAGTTCCTGGAAGAGAACAAG GTGAAGGTATTGCACAACCAGCTCATCCTGTTCCACAATGCCATTGCTGCATACTACGCCGGAAACCAACAGCAGCTGGAACAGACACTCAAGCAGTTCCACATCAAGTTGAAAATGCCAGGTGGGGACAGTCCATCTTGGCTGGAAGAGCACTAA